DNA sequence from the Halanaerobiales bacterium genome:
TTTTAAAATATCTATTACTTTACCTGCAGGACTCATAAAATCATGCATGACACTTGTCATTCCACTAATTGGAAGACCAACATTAAACCTTACGATTAAAAATAAAAGTAATAGTGCAAAAAAGAAGTTAGGTATAGATAATCCTACAAAAGCTAAACTTGTAAATATATTATCTCCAAGTGTATATTTGTGCGTAGCCGAAAAGATACCAATTGGAATGGCAACCCCCCAGGCTAAGATCATTGCTGCTAATGATAATATTAAAGTATTTAACATACGACTTCCTATTACATGAGTAACCGGGACTTTATAGGTAAATGATTCACCTAGATTACCGTGCAATAATTGCCATAACCAGTGAAAATATTGTTCAGGTATTGTTTTATCAAGACCATATTGTTTTTCCATAGTTTCTATAAGTTCTTCAGATACATCAGGATTTAATCTTATTCTATCTAGATAACTTCCTGGAGATAATTGCATAATTAAAAATGCTAATAATGATATGGCCAAAAGTAATGGTATGGCCTGTAATATTCTCCTTATTATATATGTTTTCATTACTCAATACTCCTTTCAAATATAGCTTCTTTTATGTTGATAATAAGTTTGATAGACATTATTTTTATAAAATCAAATAATATAATTTCAAAAGAAGAAGGGGGATAATTCCCCCTTCTGTTTGGGATTTAAATTTGAGTTAGATTAATCTGCAAAATATAGTTCATGAATATTCCAGGTAATTCCACCATAGGCAGTAGGTTCAGTGTTTTTCAAGTCATCTCTTATAGCATAAAGACTATTTGGAGTAACAGTATAAATAACCGGAACTCTTTCTGCTATAATTTCCTGGAATTCATTATAATATTCAATTCGCTCTTCAGTTTTAACTGCAGAAGCGCCTTTTTCAAATAGCTCATCTATTCTAGCTTCCCATTCGGTTCCAGGCTCTTCCTGTTTTGGATTCCACATATGAAGATGTCCATGTGAAGGCCATACGTTTGAACCAGAGTGAGGTTCAACTCCACCGGTTAGACCGATAAGAATTGTATCATAATCCCACTCACTCATAAGTTTGTTTACAAGAGCATTAAATTCAACAGGAGAAGAGTTTATTTTCATACCTAAATCTCTAAGTTCAGAAGCAATGATATTTAAGATGGTTTCTCTTACTGTATTACCAGCATTAGTTATCATTGTAAATTCTACTCTTCTACCATCTTTATCTACTAATTGATCATCATCATTCCAGCTAAATCCACCTTCTTTTAATTCTTCTCTAGCTTTTTCTAAACTATAAGGATATTCTTTTACATCTTCATTTAAGAAAACTTTATTTGGAGCACTAACTGGACTCCACTGTGGAGTACCATAACCAGCTAAGGCCTGATCAATCATAGTTTCTTTATCCATAGCATAGGCTACTGCTCTTCTGAAATGAAGGTTAGTAAACCAATCATATTTCCAGGGTTCTTCTTCCAATTTTGGATTACGTGGATTCATGTTAAAAGTAAGGAAGTTGGTAGAGAAAGTAGGACCGGCATCTACCATATGATAATTACCCTGATCAGCTTTTTCTTTAAATCTATTGAAATCGATACCTCTTACAGTAAGAAAATCAGTTTGACCTTTTTCAAAAAGTAAGGTTTGAGTTTCCTGACTTTCAGAGATAATTCTAACCCATCTAGTAATATAAGGTAAAGGTTTACCTTCAGTATCTCTTCTCCAGTAATTAGCATTTCTAATTAATACTACTCTTTCACCAGGTTTGTATTCACCTAAAGTAAATGGACCTGTACCTACGATTTCGCTTGGTTCAGTATTAATACCCCAGGTTTCATTGAAATTACCATTTTTCCATGGTTCATATAGTTTATGTTTTGGCACTATATAAGTAGTCATGTTATTTAAAAATGGTGCAAATGGTTTAGGAATTTCTATTTCCACAGTATATTTATCAATTTTTCTGTATTCTGGGAATTGTCCATCAACCATCATAACATCTCTAGTACTTGTTGGTACATCTTCGTCTTTTATAACATCAAAAGTAAAGATAACATCATCGGCAGTAAATTCTTTTCCATCACTCCATTTTACGCCTTCTCTTAAATGGAAAGTATAAGTTGTTCCATCTTCACTTATATCCCAATCTTTTGCTAGTTCAGGTTCTATTTCAGTAGTAACACCATTTCTTGTGACAAGACCTTCAAAAATAAAACCATCTGTAATATCTGTTGATGAAGTTTCTTGAGCAATAATGGTGTTAAAAGTTTTTGGATCTCCTAATAAAGCAGTAACTAAAGTACCACCATGTTGGCCCTGTGTTTTTTCAGTAACCCAGGGATCTTTTAATTCTACATCCTCTGCTGCGAAAGTCATTACACTCATTGATAAAATAAAGATAAAAGTTAAAGTTAAAACAGTGATTTTTTTCATTTAGAATTATTCCTCCTCTTTTAATTTAAAAATTAAATACCTAAAAACTACTCTATTCTAAGATACTCTTTTCAGGTGTCCACCTCCTTTCAAATCGTAATTAATTAGGAATAAAAAAGTGCTGTAATTTTGGTGATTATATATGTATAATACTGGTTAAATTTAAGTTTTCCTGCAAAAAAATAAATTTTTTAAAATTAGCAAAATTATGGCAAAATTTAAATTTATTAGTTAATATATTTAAAATTTAAAATATAGTCTTATTTAAATTAATAATATATACTTTTTTTATTTATAATTCAATTTATAACTTAATAAATTTTTTTAGAATTTTTTTAAATAATATAGGAAATATTCCAACCATAGATATATAAAATCATTAATGTATAAAAAGATGCTCCTATAAATACAGCATAAAAGATATTTTTATTTTTTTTAATAAGAATAAAATAAATAAAAGCTAAAAGAATATATTGAATTATTAAAAGAAGTGAAGATATATTAATTAATAAAGGATAACAAATTGCTGAAAGAAAAATAGCAATTTTTTCTCCTAAAAATTTTGATAAATAATT
Encoded proteins:
- a CDS encoding ABC transporter permease, whose translation is MKTYIIRRILQAIPLLLAISLLAFLIMQLSPGSYLDRIRLNPDVSEELIETMEKQYGLDKTIPEQYFHWLWQLLHGNLGESFTYKVPVTHVIGSRMLNTLILSLAAMILAWGVAIPIGIFSATHKYTLGDNIFTSLAFVGLSIPNFFFALLLLFLIVRFNVGLPISGMTSVMHDFMSPAGKVIDILKHLLVPAVVLGTARMASLTRQMRGQMIDAMRSDYIRTAKSKGLKNRKVVYKHALRNAINPMITIFGFQISALLSGAALTETVTGWPGLGKMMLTAVRSKDLYLAMAGLMMGSVLLIAGNLIADVLLAVSDPRIRYN
- a CDS encoding ABC transporter substrate-binding protein, with product MKKITVLTLTFIFILSMSVMTFAAEDVELKDPWVTEKTQGQHGGTLVTALLGDPKTFNTIIAQETSSTDITDGFIFEGLVTRNGVTTEIEPELAKDWDISEDGTTYTFHLREGVKWSDGKEFTADDVIFTFDVIKDEDVPTSTRDVMMVDGQFPEYRKIDKYTVEIEIPKPFAPFLNNMTTYIVPKHKLYEPWKNGNFNETWGINTEPSEIVGTGPFTLGEYKPGERVVLIRNANYWRRDTEGKPLPYITRWVRIISESQETQTLLFEKGQTDFLTVRGIDFNRFKEKADQGNYHMVDAGPTFSTNFLTFNMNPRNPKLEEEPWKYDWFTNLHFRRAVAYAMDKETMIDQALAGYGTPQWSPVSAPNKVFLNEDVKEYPYSLEKAREELKEGGFSWNDDDQLVDKDGRRVEFTMITNAGNTVRETILNIIASELRDLGMKINSSPVEFNALVNKLMSEWDYDTILIGLTGGVEPHSGSNVWPSHGHLHMWNPKQEEPGTEWEARIDELFEKGASAVKTEERIEYYNEFQEIIAERVPVIYTVTPNSLYAIRDDLKNTEPTAYGGITWNIHELYFAD